Proteins from a genomic interval of Scomber japonicus isolate fScoJap1 chromosome 10, fScoJap1.pri, whole genome shotgun sequence:
- the id4 gene encoding DNA-binding protein inhibitor ID-4 encodes MKAVTPVQPQDSSSSSSQLPLHCLSKQSLNIARCRMEEEDLFCLQYDMNDCYSRLKRLVPTIPQDKKVSKVEILQHVIDYILDLQLALETHPSLHKQQPQRTGTCTPPASNPSRTPLTVLNVDHHQRTSIVKKPEDSILCR; translated from the exons ATGAAGGCTGTTACTCCAGTCCAACCCCAGgactcctcctccagcagcagccagcTCCCCCTGCACTGTCTGTCGAAGCAGAGTCTCAACATCGCCCGGTGCAGGATGGAAGAAGAGGACCTGTTCTGCCTGCAGTACGACATGAACGACTGTTACAGCCGGCTGAAGCGCCTGGTGCCTACCATTCCACAGGATAAGAAAGTCAGCAAAGTGGAGATCCTCCAGCATGTCATTGACTACATCCTGGACCTGCAGCTGGCCCTGGAGACGCACCCTTCTCTCCATAAACAACAACCACAGCGGACCGGGACCTGCACTCCTCCAGCTTCCAACCCTAGCAGGACACCGCTGACTGTGCTCAACGTTGACCACCACCAG AGGACGTCAATAGTCAAAAAGCCGGAGGACTCGATTTTATGCCGCTGA